A window from Piliocolobus tephrosceles isolate RC106 chromosome 11, ASM277652v3, whole genome shotgun sequence encodes these proteins:
- the THAP4 gene encoding THAP domain-containing protein 4 isoform X2, translating to MEPPKMNPVVEPLSWMLGTWLSDPPGAGTYPTLQPFQYLEEVHISHVGQPMLNFSFNSFHPDTRKPMHRECGFIRLKPDTNKVAFVSAQNTGVVEVEEGEVNGQELCIASHSIARISFAKEPHVEQITRKFRLNSEGKLEQTVSMATTTQPMTQHLHVTYKKVTP from the exons AGCCCCCCAAGATGAACCCAGTGGTGGAGCCACTGTCCTGGATGCTGGGCACCTGGCTGTCGGACCCACCTGGAGCCGGAACCTACCCCACACTGCAGCCCTTCCAGTACCTGGAAGAGGTTCACATCTCCCATGTGGGCCAGCCCATGCTGAACTTCTC GTTCAACTCCTTCCACCCGGACACGCGCAAGCCGATGCACAGAGAGTGTGGCTTCATCCGCCTCAAGCCCGACACCAACAAGGTGGCCTTTGTCAGCGCCCAGAACACAG GTGTGGTAGAGGTGGAGGAGGGCGAGGTGAACGGGCAGGAGCTGTGCATCGCATCCCACTCCATCGCCAGGATCTCCTTCGCCAAGGAGCCCCACGTGGAGCAG ATTACCCGGAAGTTCAGGCTGAATTCTGAAGGCAAACTTGAACAGACAGTCTCCATGGCAACCACCACACAGCCAATGACCCAGCATCTTCATGTCACCTACAAGAAGGTGACCCCGTAA